The window AAACCTTGGAAGGCAGGTGCTCCTATGGTATATTTTAATTGGCTAATTAATTGAAATTATACCAAAAAAGGAGCGGCCTACCATGTTTATATTACGTGATTTGCTATTACCTCTGCAAGCGGTATTTTCTAATACTGCCCAGGGACAGAAACGTAAAGCCTGGTTTGTATACACGCTATTGGCTGTGGTGGTTCCATTTACATCCTCAATCACCTCCAACCTGTTACGTGCCTTGCAAACACTATTTGGTTTAAAGCTGAAAAGTCAGCGCTTTTATGCCTTCATGGCGAGCCCTACATTGCCATGGAAAAAGCTATGGCATGCCATGTGGGGAATGATTCCTTCACCGGCTGAAGAAGAACGACTGATGTTAGCTCTGGACGATTCGATGAACCCAAAGAGTGGGAAAAAAATTTTTGGTTGCGCACATTTTTACGACCATGCCGCAAAGGTCAACCAAAGTTCGTATCCATGGTCACAGTGTATTCTGGTAGTAGGTTTATTGAAAAAAATAAAATCCCGATGGGCCTGCCTGCCTCTTGATTTTCGGTTTTATATGATGAAAAAGGATATTGATGCCGAATCGGCTACTGCCACACGAAGAGGACAGGTTCTTCCCTTTGAAGACAAAATGGCACAAGCGGCCACAATGATAACGGACATTCAAAATTATTTTAAGCAGCCGGTGCTGATTGTGACAGATAGCTGGTTTGGCAACAATGGCCTCTGGTCCAGGTTGGATCGTGAAACTGACGGCGCTTTCCATCTGCTTTCGCGTATGCGAACAAATATTACATTATATGACGTTGCACCTGTCTGTGCGGGGACACCGAAGGCTGGCCGCCCACGAAAATATGGCCAACGTTTGGGATCTGTTGATACTTGTGCAGCGAAATTGAAGGAGAAGGCTCGGAATTATCGAGTTTTTCTGTACGGCAAAAAAAAGGAAGTGCAGGCATATTCACAAACCGTTATGCTGAAAACGATGAAATGCCGCGTACGAGTTGTCTGGGTTTATCGAAAAACACGGTATGTCGC is drawn from uncultured Desulfobacter sp. and contains these coding sequences:
- a CDS encoding transposase, which gives rise to MFILRDLLLPLQAVFSNTAQGQKRKAWFVYTLLAVVVPFTSSITSNLLRALQTLFGLKLKSQRFYAFMASPTLPWKKLWHAMWGMIPSPAEEERLMLALDDSMNPKSGKKIFGCAHFYDHAAKVNQSSYPWSQCILVVGLLKKIKSRWACLPLDFRFYMMKKDIDAESATATRRGQVLPFEDKMAQAATMITDIQNYFKQPVLIVTDSWFGNNGLWSRLDRETDGAFHLLSRMRTNITLYDVAPVCAGTPKAGRPRKYGQRLGSVDTCAAKLKEKARNYRVFLYGKKKEVQAYSQTVMLKTMKCRVRVVWVYRKTRYVALMTTDMELSVEQIIEYYGARWKIESGFKEIKQDIGSSKSQVRNSESVLNHLNFCMMATTLTWIYADRLENAPDRRHKIRGRAGFAFSDVRRIIAEAALSSDFYSVCPVPGQNPQKSLVRTLLHMVA